A portion of the Roseovarius sp. SCSIO 43702 genome contains these proteins:
- a CDS encoding 5-formyltetrahydrofolate cyclo-ligase — MSDPGQIKTEARRAAFARRKAAHAMATPGAAGRLSEVLAGYRGVPLAGYMPIRTEIDPLPAMAEAAAHGPVGVPVIVAEGEPLRFSRWEPGCEMVDGPFGARIPAREDFFEPELLIVPLVAFDRAGGRLGYGGGFYDRTLERLRARRATLAIGFAYGAQEAENLPLEPTDQPLDMVVTEAEVITFGGAHGRS, encoded by the coding sequence GTGAGCGACCCGGGACAGATCAAGACCGAGGCGCGGCGCGCGGCCTTTGCCCGGCGCAAGGCGGCGCATGCCATGGCCACGCCCGGCGCGGCGGGGCGGCTGTCGGAGGTGCTCGCGGGCTATCGCGGCGTGCCGCTTGCGGGCTACATGCCGATCCGCACCGAGATCGACCCCCTGCCCGCCATGGCCGAGGCCGCGGCGCACGGCCCTGTCGGCGTCCCCGTGATCGTGGCCGAGGGGGAGCCGCTGCGGTTCTCGCGGTGGGAGCCGGGCTGCGAGATGGTCGACGGCCCCTTCGGCGCGCGCATCCCCGCCCGCGAGGATTTCTTCGAGCCCGAGCTTCTCATCGTGCCGCTGGTGGCCTTCGACCGCGCGGGCGGGCGGCTGGGCTATGGCGGCGGCTTCTACGACCGCACGCTCGAGCGCCTGCGCGCCCGGCGCGCGACGCTCGCCATCGGCTTCGCCTACGGCGCGCAGGAGGCCGAGAACCTGCCGCTCGAACCCACGGATCAACCGCTCGACATGGTCGTCACCGAGGCCGAGGTCATCACCTTCGGGGGCGCCCATGGCCGATCATGA
- the rpmG gene encoding 50S ribosomal protein L33, whose amino-acid sequence MAKPTTIKIRLNSTADTGHFYVTKKNARTMTEKMVVRKYDPVARKHVEYKEGKIK is encoded by the coding sequence ATGGCGAAGCCGACGACCATCAAGATCCGCCTGAACTCGACCGCGGACACGGGCCATTTCTATGTGACCAAGAAGAACGCGCGCACCATGACCGAAAAGATGGTCGTGCGTAAATACGACCCCGTCGCGCGCAAGCATGTCGAATACAAGGAAGGCAAGATCAAGTAG
- a CDS encoding OsmC family protein codes for MADHDYTARIVWTGNRGQGTAHYRAYARTWNVETPGKPVIRCSNDPLLGGDPTLHNPEDLLISALSACHMLWFLHLASDAGLVVESYADTPLAVGEVQPGGAGRFLRATLRPEIVLRAGADTARAEAIHHEIHDVCFIARSVNFPVTIDARHRIAGAA; via the coding sequence ATGGCCGATCATGACTATACCGCGCGCATCGTCTGGACCGGCAATCGCGGCCAGGGCACGGCGCATTACCGCGCCTATGCCCGCACCTGGAATGTCGAGACACCGGGCAAGCCCGTCATCCGCTGCTCGAACGATCCGCTGCTTGGCGGCGATCCGACGCTGCACAATCCCGAAGACCTGCTCATCTCCGCGCTCTCGGCCTGCCACATGCTCTGGTTCCTGCACCTTGCCAGCGATGCGGGCCTCGTCGTCGAAAGCTACGCCGACACGCCCCTCGCCGTGGGCGAGGTGCAGCCCGGCGGCGCGGGCCGCTTCCTGCGCGCCACGCTGCGCCCCGAGATCGTCCTGCGCGCGGGTGCCGACACGGCACGCGCCGAGGCCATCCACCACGAGATCCACGATGTCTGCTTCATCGCGCGTTCGGTGAACTTTCCGGTGACGATCGACGCCCGCCACCGCATCGCCGGCGCGGCCTGA
- a CDS encoding helix-turn-helix domain-containing protein, translating into MPHPVDVHVGKRIRHRRWLVGMTQQQLAESVGIKFQQIQKYETGANRVSASRLWDIAASMDVDVSFFFEGIERNAGAESDATRRNGDLMGDKEALDLVRSYYAIPEN; encoded by the coding sequence ATGCCTCATCCAGTGGACGTTCACGTGGGCAAGCGAATCCGCCATCGCAGGTGGCTCGTCGGCATGACACAGCAGCAACTTGCCGAAAGCGTCGGGATCAAGTTTCAGCAGATCCAGAAATACGAGACGGGGGCCAACCGGGTCAGCGCGTCTCGCCTCTGGGACATCGCGGCCTCGATGGACGTCGACGTGAGCTTTTTCTTCGAGGGGATCGAGCGGAACGCCGGCGCCGAGAGCGACGCCACGCGGCGCAACGGCGATCTCATGGGGGACAAGGAGGCGCTCGATCTCGTGCGGTCCTACTACGCGATCCCCGAGAATTAG
- the dps gene encoding DNA starvation/stationary phase protection protein Dps: MPEKFASGIEDNTAKKMVGLLNECLAETVDLTLAVKQAHWNVKGQNFIGVHELLDEVADRLRDISDEMAERAVVLGGVAKGTSQVVSDASPMEAYPVEETDIKAHLDALTDRLKALGGRLRKAIDTAGEAGDEDTADLLTGASRTVDKDAWFIGANRPN; this comes from the coding sequence ATGCCCGAGAAATTCGCATCCGGTATCGAGGACAACACCGCCAAGAAGATGGTCGGCCTGCTCAACGAGTGCCTGGCCGAGACCGTCGACCTGACGCTCGCCGTCAAGCAGGCGCATTGGAACGTGAAGGGCCAGAACTTCATCGGCGTCCACGAACTTCTCGACGAGGTTGCCGACCGCCTGCGCGACATCTCCGACGAGATGGCCGAGCGCGCCGTCGTGCTGGGCGGCGTCGCCAAGGGCACCAGCCAGGTGGTCTCGGACGCGTCCCCGATGGAGGCCTACCCGGTCGAGGAAACCGACATCAAGGCGCATCTCGACGCGCTCACCGACCGGCTCAAGGCGCTGGGCGGCCGCCTGCGCAAGGCGATCGACACGGCGGGCGAAGCCGGTGACGAGGACACCGCCGACCTTCTGACCGGCGCGAGCCGCACGGTCGACAAGGATGCCTGGTTCATCGGGGCCAACCGCCCGAACTGA
- a CDS encoding DMT family transporter encodes MSYVLLIIVVLSWGLSWFAITLQVSEVGPGVAVAYRFALAGGLLMAGLAATGRLRVIPWRAHGWLLVLGACLFSLNFYAYYIAAHYVASGILSVVFATAAIHNAVNARIFLREPLDLRVIGAAVAGIAGLLLLIWPELQDTALRTRVWIGLGLSLMGTYFFSLGNLVSARMGQAHDRASLVAWGMLHGAAIAGTVALVTGEAFTLPRAPVFWGALIFLAVISSVLAFLSYLALIAREGATRAAYATVLFPLIAMSVSTRFEGYEWGAGALLGLALALGGTAVVFSRPRGERVVDSGADAGKRRASR; translated from the coding sequence ATGTCCTATGTTCTTCTCATCATCGTGGTCCTGTCATGGGGCCTGTCGTGGTTCGCGATCACCCTCCAGGTGAGCGAGGTGGGGCCGGGCGTCGCGGTGGCCTATCGCTTTGCGCTGGCGGGCGGGCTGCTCATGGCGGGGCTGGCGGCGACGGGGCGGCTCCGGGTTATCCCGTGGCGCGCGCATGGCTGGCTGCTGGTGTTGGGGGCGTGCCTGTTCAGCCTGAATTTCTATGCCTATTACATCGCCGCGCATTACGTGGCCTCGGGCATACTGTCGGTGGTCTTCGCGACGGCGGCGATCCATAACGCGGTCAATGCGCGGATCTTCCTGCGCGAGCCGCTCGACCTGCGGGTGATCGGGGCGGCGGTGGCGGGGATCGCGGGCCTTTTGCTGCTCATCTGGCCCGAATTGCAGGATACCGCGCTGCGCACCCGGGTCTGGATCGGGTTGGGCCTGTCGCTCATGGGCACGTATTTCTTCTCGCTGGGCAATCTCGTCTCGGCGCGGATGGGGCAGGCCCATGACCGGGCGAGCCTCGTTGCCTGGGGCATGCTCCATGGAGCCGCGATCGCGGGGACGGTGGCGCTCGTGACCGGGGAGGCGTTCACCCTGCCGCGCGCGCCGGTCTTCTGGGGCGCGCTCATCTTTCTCGCGGTCATCTCGTCGGTGCTGGCCTTCCTGAGCTATCTCGCGCTCATCGCCCGCGAAGGCGCGACGCGGGCCGCCTATGCCACGGTGCTGTTTCCGCTCATCGCGATGAGCGTCTCGACCCGGTTCGAGGGCTACGAATGGGGTGCCGGCGCGCTCCTGGGGCTCGCGCTGGCGCTGGGTGGAACGGCGGTGGTGTTTTCGCGTCCGCGGGGCGAAAGGGTGGTTGACTCGGGGGCCGATGCGGGTAAAAGGCGGGCTTCACGATGA
- a CDS encoding N-acetylmuramoyl-L-alanine amidase: MTGLPEGMIRRRSPNQGVRACAPDAIIVHFTNMATPEAAVERLCCAEAGVSCHYVIAEDGRCWQLVEEKARAHHAGLGGWGRIAQDMNSHTIGIELANSGVVPFPEPQMRVLEPMLRGIMARWEIPPERVIGHSDMAPDRKDDPGPRFDWRRLARQGLAVWPETGERGDEDPGAFRALATAVGYRPEFSDEDVLKAVRLRFRPWARGPLGAGDIAVLRDVAARFPVDRQGADA, from the coding sequence ATGACCGGGCTGCCGGAGGGGATGATCCGGCGCCGCTCGCCCAACCAGGGGGTGCGCGCCTGTGCGCCCGACGCGATCATCGTGCATTTCACCAACATGGCGACGCCCGAGGCGGCGGTCGAGCGGCTTTGCTGTGCCGAGGCGGGTGTGTCGTGCCATTACGTCATCGCGGAGGACGGGCGGTGCTGGCAGCTTGTCGAGGAAAAGGCGCGCGCGCATCACGCGGGGCTTGGCGGTTGGGGCCGGATCGCGCAGGACATGAACAGCCACACGATCGGCATCGAGCTTGCCAATTCCGGCGTCGTGCCGTTTCCCGAGCCGCAGATGCGCGTGCTGGAGCCGATGCTGCGCGGGATCATGGCACGCTGGGAGATCCCGCCCGAGCGGGTGATCGGCCATTCGGACATGGCGCCCGACCGCAAGGACGATCCCGGCCCGCGTTTCGACTGGCGCAGGCTGGCGCGGCAGGGCCTTGCCGTGTGGCCGGAGACCGGGGAGCGCGGGGACGAGGACCCGGGCGCGTTCCGGGCGCTGGCCACGGCGGTGGGATACCGGCCGGAGTTCTCGGACGAGGACGTGCTGAAGGCGGTGCGGCTGCGGTTCCGGCCCTGGGCGCGGGGGCCGCTCGGGGCGGGCGATATCGCCGTGCTGCGGGACGTGGCCGCGCGGTTTCCCGTTGACCGGCAGGGGGCGGATGCCTAG
- a CDS encoding inositol monophosphatase family protein, giving the protein MDKDDLISTAHALADAARASVLPHFRRAGLSADNKEAAGFDPVTEGDRAAERAMRAILETRRPDDGILGEEYGRVDGTSGLTWVLDPIDGTRGFLSGTPTWGVLISVADASGPLYGLIDQPYIGERFEGGFGRARVVGPRGEAPLAVRGGRPLDEAILFSTFPELGSAPEADAFRAVSQKARLTRFGMDCYAYALIAAGQIDLVIESGLQPYDIHAPIAVIEAAGGIVTDWQGNPAHHGGRAIAAAAREQHEAALEILSRIP; this is encoded by the coding sequence TTGGACAAGGATGACCTCATCTCCACCGCGCATGCGCTGGCAGATGCCGCGCGGGCGTCGGTTCTGCCGCATTTCCGCCGCGCGGGACTGTCGGCCGACAACAAGGAGGCCGCGGGCTTCGACCCCGTGACCGAGGGCGACCGCGCCGCCGAACGCGCCATGCGCGCGATCCTCGAAACCCGGCGCCCCGATGACGGCATCCTGGGCGAGGAATACGGGCGCGTCGACGGCACCAGCGGCCTGACCTGGGTGCTCGACCCGATCGACGGCACGCGCGGCTTTCTCTCGGGCACACCCACCTGGGGCGTGCTCATCTCGGTCGCGGATGCAAGCGGCCCGCTCTACGGCCTCATCGACCAGCCCTATATCGGCGAACGGTTCGAGGGCGGCTTCGGCCGCGCGCGCGTCGTCGGCCCCCGGGGCGAGGCACCGCTCGCGGTGCGCGGCGGCCGCCCGCTGGACGAGGCGATCCTCTTCAGCACCTTCCCCGAGCTCGGCAGCGCGCCCGAGGCCGACGCGTTCCGCGCGGTATCGCAAAAGGCACGGCTCACGCGCTTCGGGATGGATTGCTACGCCTACGCGCTGATCGCGGCGGGGCAGATCGACCTCGTGATCGAATCGGGGTTGCAGCCCTACGACATCCACGCGCCCATCGCGGTGATCGAGGCGGCGGGCGGCATCGTCACCGACTGGCAGGGCAACCCCGCCCATCACGGCGGCCGCGCCATCGCCGCCGCCGCCCGCGAACAGCACGAGGCCGCGCTCGAAATCCTGTCGCGCATCCCGTGA
- the mgtE gene encoding magnesium transporter, producing the protein MAEFEDEHQAETEAEEDAYVLSDQLITRIMQAVDQQDRDRLWAEMEPLHPADIADLLEQLGAFDRARLIELYGTEFDGDILSELDESIREDVINILNPEVLAEAVRELDSDDVVDLVEDLEDDRQRAILEVLEDSDRVAVQQSLTYPEYSAGRLMQREVVMAPEHWNVGEAIDYLRDQDELPDQFYHIVLVDPRLRPVGNVTLGKLMASRREVLLSTLAEETFHVIPVTQDEEDVAYAFNQYHLISAPVVDENDRLVGVITIDDAMAVLDEEHEEDILRLAGVGEGGLNDNIVETTKQRFPWLAVNLLTAILASMVISIFEATIAKFVALAVLMPIVASMGGNAGTQSLTVAVRAIATRDLTGRNVWRVIRREVLVGLVNGLAFALVMGIVGVIWFGGPELGYVIGAAMVINLVVAGFAGTVIPVLLERMGVDPALASGAFVTTVTDVVGFFAFLGLAAMWLL; encoded by the coding sequence ATGGCCGAATTCGAGGACGAGCATCAAGCCGAGACCGAGGCCGAGGAAGACGCCTACGTGCTCAGCGACCAGTTGATCACGCGGATCATGCAGGCCGTCGATCAGCAGGATCGCGACCGGCTCTGGGCCGAGATGGAGCCGCTGCACCCCGCCGACATCGCCGACCTCCTCGAACAGCTCGGCGCCTTCGACCGCGCGCGCCTCATCGAGCTCTACGGCACCGAATTCGACGGCGACATCCTCTCCGAGCTCGACGAGTCGATCCGCGAGGATGTCATCAACATCCTCAACCCCGAGGTTCTGGCCGAGGCCGTCCGCGAACTCGACAGCGACGACGTGGTCGACCTCGTGGAGGATCTCGAGGACGACCGCCAGCGGGCCATCCTCGAGGTGCTCGAGGACAGTGACCGCGTCGCGGTGCAGCAATCGCTCACCTATCCCGAATACTCCGCCGGCCGCCTCATGCAGCGCGAGGTCGTCATGGCCCCGGAACACTGGAACGTGGGCGAGGCCATCGACTATCTCCGCGACCAGGACGAACTGCCCGACCAGTTCTATCACATCGTCCTCGTCGATCCCCGGCTGCGCCCGGTGGGCAACGTCACGCTGGGCAAGCTCATGGCCTCCCGGCGCGAAGTGCTGCTCTCGACCCTGGCCGAGGAGACGTTTCACGTCATTCCCGTCACGCAGGACGAGGAAGACGTGGCCTATGCCTTCAACCAGTATCATCTCATCTCGGCGCCCGTGGTGGACGAGAATGACCGCCTCGTCGGCGTCATCACCATCGACGACGCCATGGCGGTGCTCGACGAGGAACACGAAGAGGACATCCTGCGCCTCGCCGGCGTCGGCGAGGGCGGCCTCAACGACAACATCGTCGAGACCACGAAACAGCGCTTCCCCTGGCTCGCGGTGAACCTCCTGACGGCGATCCTCGCCTCGATGGTCATCTCGATCTTCGAGGCGACGATCGCGAAATTCGTGGCCCTCGCGGTGCTGATGCCCATCGTCGCCTCGATGGGCGGCAACGCGGGGACGCAATCGCTCACCGTCGCGGTGCGCGCCATCGCGACACGCGATCTCACAGGCCGCAACGTGTGGCGCGTCATCCGGCGCGAGGTTCTGGTGGGCCTCGTCAACGGGCTCGCCTTCGCGCTCGTGATGGGCATCGTCGGGGTGATCTGGTTCGGCGGCCCTGAACTCGGCTACGTCATCGGCGCCGCGATGGTCATCAACCTCGTCGTGGCGGGCTTCGCCGGAACGGTCATCCCGGTCCTGCTCGAACGGATGGGCGTCGATCCGGCGCTCGCCTCGGGCGCCTTCGTGACGACCGTGACCGACGTGGTGGGCTTCTTCGCCTTCCTCGGTCTCGCGGCGATGTGGCTCCTGTGA
- a CDS encoding CAP domain-containing protein yields the protein MKLTAPGLLALGLALAACGPQDGPVTTRPTTIGASDSAQAGDVTRDALARINDYRAQAGAPPLRLDATLARVASAHATEMFTSGRFSHTGADGSSVGDRVRRAGYGFCFVAENIAQGPSGVDEVLSGWMQSPGHRRNMLNPQADGVGLARRGDLWVMVLGRPGC from the coding sequence ATGAAACTCACCGCTCCGGGCCTCCTTGCCCTCGGCCTCGCCCTCGCCGCCTGCGGCCCGCAGGACGGTCCCGTCACCACCCGTCCTACGACGATCGGCGCCAGCGACAGCGCGCAGGCCGGTGACGTGACCCGCGACGCGCTCGCGCGGATCAACGACTACCGTGCGCAGGCCGGCGCGCCCCCTCTCCGTCTCGACGCGACACTCGCGCGTGTGGCAAGCGCGCACGCCACCGAGATGTTCACCTCCGGCCGCTTCAGCCACACCGGCGCCGACGGATCGAGCGTCGGCGACCGCGTGCGGCGCGCGGGCTACGGCTTCTGCTTCGTGGCCGAGAACATCGCGCAGGGGCCTTCCGGCGTGGACGAGGTGCTGTCGGGCTGGATGCAATCGCCCGGCCACCGGCGCAATATGCTCAACCCGCAGGCCGACGGCGTGGGCCTCGCCCGGCGTGGCGACCTCTGGGTGATGGTCCTGGGCCGCCCGGGCTGCTGA